The genomic segment GGATCAAATACATGTTAACGTTACTGGGTATTATTAATTCCCCCACTCCAAGGTATCTTGAACCGAAGTCAAGCATAACACGGCAGTAAGTGTCTATGAGTAACCCATAGCCTTCAGTGGACCAGAAGAAGGGGTAGGCCACATAAGTTTTATCATTAGGTAAACCCCCTGGATCAACAACATATACCTCAAGCCTCTGCCCAACCTTATTAAGTCTACCAAACCACTCACCCATACCGTAAATACCTTCACCTGGGCTTATTGAGAATGGTACATGTAATTCATTGTTAACCCTATGAAAGTAACCAGGGCCTAGTGCAACCTTATTACTAAACACTACTCTACCACTCTTCAACACTGTTAAGGATAATGGATTAGTGTCAATGATTATTGAGTATTCACCAACACCAGTGTTAATGCTTCTAGATTCAGCAACCCCACTGGATTCGGTTAACTCAATACTAAGGGTGATTGCACTTAATGGTAGTCGTCTTATTGTTAAGTTATACGTTAACCCACTTATTGAGACCTTTGTAGTTAAAATAACTTCTGCAGTCTTCAATAATGATTCATTCTCAATGGCGAAGAAACTAATGGTTCTACAGGGATCCATAATTGTACACAATACTTCAATATTTTTAAGTATTCCCATTTAATGTTTTCCCTTAATTATGAATAATTAATTAAGCGTAATGAGTTAGGTTAAAATTAACTTACATAACTATTAATTAACCTATAGATTCTAAAGCTTATTAAGGCCACCGCATGCCGGTAACTATGGGTGCAGACGAAGAGATTTTAATAGTGCCGCAGCCTAAGCAATTGCAGTTTAATGGTGAATGGTTTAGATTCGACGGCTTCAGTAACCTGCCCGATAACATAGCCTCCGACTTCAATATACCTAAGGGTTCCTGGGTAATTAAGTTGAGTGAGGAGGAGGGTGATCATTGTTCAATTAATGTTAATGATGGTTTAATAGATGCCAGGGGGAATAGGTATATTTGCTATGCAACCATTATTCAATTAACAATGCAGAGGAGGGGTTTCATACCCAGTGTTGAGGTGTATGAGGAGTTTAGCTTTAAGATTAGGGGCTTCCACCTGGATATAGCCAGGGGTGGTGTGCCGAATGTTGAGACTTTTAAAAGCATTATTAGGTGGCTTTTCTTACTTAAGTATAATTACTTCTTCATTTACCTAGAGGATCTTTACCCATGGAGGAGTTATCCAGATATAGGTACCTTAAGGGGTAGGTTAAGTGAGGAGGAGTGGAGCACTATAGTTAATTACGGTGAATCATATGGTATTGAGGTTGTACCATCATTAGAGTTACTGGGTCACATGGAGAATATATTATCATTACCGAAGTACAGTAGGTTTAAGGAACTTTGGTGGGTTCCACGGGATGGTACATTGGATGCAAGCAGTGAGGATGCGAGGGCCTTCGCATTAAGGTTACTTCAGGATGTACTCGAAACCAGTAAATCAAGGCTAATACACGTGGGTGGTGATGAAACCTGGTCACTGGGTAGGGGTAGGAGTCTTGATAAGGTTGGCTTCGTCTTTAAGGGCCCTGAATTATACCTAATGCATTATAGGGCTATATTAAACATGGTTAAGAAGTATGGTAAAGTACCCGTGGTTTGGGGTGATATGTTAACCGGCATATACTTACCCAGTGAGGAGAGGAGCATATGGGAGAGTGTTATTAATGATAAGTTGTGGGATGAGGTAATTATAGCTAATTGGAATTATGAACCATTGAGTGTCGAGGATTTTAGAAACATGATTGATAAGGTTGGGCACTACAGTAATCAATTAGCCTGCCCTGGTTTATCAAACTGGAATAGGTTCTACCCAGACTTTGAGAGGGCATTAACTAATGTTAAGAACTTCCTAACAGCCGCTAAGGAGAGGGGGTTAAGTGGATTCTTAATAACAGCATGGGGTGATGATGGTGAGGAATGCCTATTCACATACCTAACACCCCTGATACTGGCTTCAATGGAGATAGCTGAGGGTATGGGTGACTGGGAGGCTAAGTGGATTAGGTTAAGTGGTGAGGATGAGGGTGTTTTAAAGGCCCGTAAATTATTTGGTAAGGGAATAGTATCCTATAATATTAAGAACGTAATATATCTGGATAGGTTAAGTACAATGAGTAATGAGGCTAAGGAAATGATTAAGGATGAGTGGAGTAAGATACTTGATGAAATAAGTGATGTGAAACTCCCTGAGAGCCTAGAGTTAATTAGAAGCATGATGGAGCTTGGCTTAAGGGTGATTAAGGGTGAGGCTAAGGCTGATGATTACTGGAGCATAATTGATGCATACGCCAAACTATGGTTAAGTGAAAGGAAACCGGAGGGTTTATCTAATGTATTATCCAGGTTCGGTAAATCAATGCTAATTCTCAAGTATAATTTAAGAGGATAACAATACTTAAATAGTAGGCTTAAGCGCAATACATTATGAACCTAGGGGTTTCAACATACTCCTTCTGGCACTTTGAGGGTGAGAAAATGCCCATTAACCACTACCTAGAGAGGGCTGCTAAACATGGGTTCAGTGGTGTTGAGATTCTTGAGGATCATTTAAGGGGACTTAATGAGGGGGATTTAAGGGAAGTTAAGAGAACAGCCTTCACCCTTGGATTAAGCATATACGCAGTATCTATTCACAATGACTTCGTTAACCCACTCACTGGTTCAAGGGATAAGGAGATTGAATTAGTGAAGAAGTGGCTGAACACGGCCTACATCCTTGGCGCATCCATAATTAGGATTAATTCAGGTAGATGGAGGACGATTAAGAGTTTTGATGAGTTAATGAGGAATAAGGGTAAGGAACCCCCATTACCTGGCTACAGTGAGGAGGATGCATTAAGGTGGGTTGAAGACTCAATAAGAAGTCTACTACCCACAGCGGAGGATTTAGGAATAATACTTGGCCTTGAGAACCACTGGGGGATTTCAGGTAAGGCCTCTAATATGGTTAAGATGTTTAATGATATACAATCAAGGTACTTTAGGGCGGTAATGGATATTGGTAACTTCATTGAGGATACTTACGAGCAATTAGAAATGATAGCACCCTACACTGCAATGGTTCACGCCAAGACATATTTCGGTGGTGGGGTATGGTATACTTTGGACATAGATTATGATAGGGTTTTCAACATGCTTAGGAATCACGGATTCAATGGCTGGGTTTCACTGGAGTATGAGGGTAGGGAGGACTATGACACTGGTGTTGCCAAGAGTAGGGAGCTGCTTCTAAGATATGTTAAGTCGTAAAGCCGCATTAGCCTTAATCCTTTAAACTCTGCTGAAGCTCATTAACCCTACTCCTCAATGCCATGTTCATTATTAATGAAACTACTAGGAAGAACACGGATAATAGTATGAATAGATTCCTCACACCAATAACCGTTGAGACAGCGCCCCCAATTAACCCACCCAGTATTGAACCCATTGAGAACATTGTGAAGAAGACCGCTGATCCCTTACCCCTCTCTACGCCTAGGCTCATGAGTAATGCTGGTGTTGATATAATGAATAATGCGTAACCAATACCCCTAATCACTTGAGCTAAATACAGGGTATTCAATGGTACAAGGGAGTATAACGTGAAGGCTAGTGATAATACTGCACCATTAATAATGAATAAGTACCTCCTAAACATTAGACTACTATCAAATAACTTACCCGTAATAATCATTACTGGTACTTCAGCAGCCGCACCAGCAGCAATGACCTCACCCAAATATAGTATTGAACCACGTTGAGTAAATACATAGACTGGTAGGAACCAGGATGCTGATGATATTGTTAATCCAGCTATTAAGGAGTAGAGTGATAGAGCAGTCCATGTGCTTAAGGTAAGCCTAGCCGTGAATCTAGTGGAGTAGGTTTCCTTAAGCATTAAGGCAACTATGGTGAAGGCTATTAGTGTTTCAATTAAGGCGAATACAAGGGCGTACCTTAATGATGATTTAACTATTATCAATGGTATTATTAAACTACCCCCTATCCAACCAATGGCTCCACCAATTCTAACAACACTAATATTCCTACCCAGCCTAATTACCGATATTTCTGATGATGAAGCCAACATTAGCGTTGAGAAACCCCCAGCCAGAAACCCCATAAGCACTGACGCCACCATATAGTAGTTCACCCGTGGGTTTAACATTAGGAGCAGTGTAATGAGGGATACTGTGAGTAAATCAATAATAATTACCCTCCTCCTACTCTTCACTATGTCTGATAAGTAGCCTAATGAGTATTGACCCATCATGGACGCTATGTTGTATAATGTGCTGAATAGGCCTATCTCAATTAAAGTTAAGCCGCTGGCGTAGAGGATGTAGACTGAGAATAATGCGTAAAGCGGCACCACCGACCACATTAGGGCGTATGCAATTAATAGTACTAATTCTATCGAAGCATTTAACTTAAACTGCACTAATCAGTGACTGGCTACTGAATTAAAGCTTAACTGAGTTTACCTAAATAAGGCATAGCTTTAAAGCTTAGAGGCAATGCAACTACTATGAGGATTGCTGATCTACATGAGGACATATCATGGGGAACATCACAATACTTCAATGATACTATTAATGGCCCAGCTCAATCAAGTATTGCTCAATTAGCTAAATTTGACCAAGCATTAGTCTTCGCGGCAATATACCCCCATGTTAGGACGTGGAATGAAGATGCGGATAAGATTAAAGCACTCTATGGTAGGGCAACAAACCCAACTCACTTTTCACTTGACCTAATACTTGATCACCTTAAATTCTACTACTACCTGGAGAGGAGGGGATTGGTTAAGATAATTAGAGACGCTGATGATGAGTTAAGTAGTGTTAACTTCATCATATCCCTAGAGGGGACTGATGCATTAAGGGACGTGTATGACTTGTATATACTTAAGAACCTTGGTGTTAGGGTTATTCAATTAACCTGGAATTATGATACTAAGTTTGCTGCATCATGCAATTCAAGGAAGGATTACGGCTTAACAGGTGAGGGTGAGGAATTAGTTAAGTTAGCTAATGATCTCGGCATGTTAATTGACTTAGCCCATGCAAGTAAGCAAACCGTGCTTGATACCGCTTCAGTATCCAGGAAACCAATTATAGTTAGTCACGCTAATGTTAGGAAGCTTAAGGATTCCCGTAGGAACCTTGATGATGAAATGATTGAGGCTGTTGTTAAGACTGGTGGAGTCATAGGGGTTACTGCAATACCATCCCTACTACCTAAACCAAGCATTGAGGGTGTGGTGGATAACATTAAGTATATTGGTGAGAACTATGGTTGGGAACACGTGGCAATAGGTACTGACTTCCTTGGAATGTACCCTGATGAAGTAATAAGTGGACTTGAGTCCATTGAAAAACTAAGCGTACTCAACAGCATACTGGGTGATGAGGCTGAGAAGGTGTTGTGGAGTAATGCCTACAGGATGCTTAAGTACATAGGATAATTAACAATACTATCCTGTACCTAATGCTCATTACCTCTTACCACGGTTCCTAGTCAATAAATCCCTCACTTCATTCTTCCAAATGTACCCAGCCACCCTCCTACCCTCCTTGGTTAAATCATAGTAAATCCCCCTTCCCCTTCTTTCAGGGTTATGCTGCTTAACCTTAAGCCATGGTTTAACCGAACTAGTCACCCTACCCTTTAGACTCCCCCTGAACTCCTGAAGCAGGTTAAGTTGAACAAGATGCCTACAAGCGTTCTCAACCTCATCCTCAGGAACTACTGGACTCCAGCCTGCTGCACCGAGGAGTCTTCTGGCGAGTAGCCATGGTGTGTCTGGGCCATATTTATAAATGTGGGCTAGTATCATTTTCTCTAATTCACTTAAACCATCACCAGGGCCCACGGGAGGTATTGCTATTAATGGTTTTAACCCTAACGCTGTCTCGTTTTATAACTTCAATAATCATCACGTACCTGTCTCCCAACTTGAAATATACTTAGCCTGCTCCTCCGTTAGGGAATCAAACCTAACACCCATTGCCGTTAACTTAAGTCTAGCGATCTCCTCATCAATTTCCTGGGGTAGCCTATAAACCCTTGGCGTTAACTTACCTTTATTCCTTAAAATGTACTCAGCTGCCAATGCTTGATTACTGAAGGACATGTCCATTACCTCACTTGGATGACCCTCTGCGGCTGATAAGTTAACTAACCTGCCTTCCGCTATTAGGTATATTTTCCTACCGTTAGGTAGAAGGTACTCGACTACATACGGCCTTATCTCCCTCTTGGATTTGGCGTTCTTTTCAAGGGCCTCTACATCAATCTCAACATTGAAGTGGCCTGTATTGGCTAATACTGCACCATCCTTCATCTTTAACATGTGGTTGAGGGTTATAACCCTTATGTCGCCTGTGGCTGTTATGAAAATGTCACCTACTTCAGCTGCCTCACTCATTGGCATTACCTCGAAGCCTTCGAAAACAGCCTCAAGGGCCCTTATTGGATTAACCTCGGTAACAATGACTCTTCTTGCTCCAAGTCCCTTAGCCCTCATTGCAACCCCCCTCCCAACCCACCCGTATCCAGCTACCACAATTACCTTTCCTGCAATGAGTAGGTTTGTTGCCCTTATTATCCCATCCCAGGTTGATTGACCGGTACCATACCTATTATCGAAGAGGTACTTGGTGTATGAGTCGTTAACAGCTATTATAGGGTACATTAACTTACCATCCTTCTCCATTGCCCTAAACCTAATAACCCCTGTGGTTGTTTCCTCAGTACCACCAAGTATCTTCCTGGTTAAGCCTACGTAATCCCTATTACCCGCTACTTCAAGGGCGTACTTAACTGATTCATCAGTAATCCCTAGGGCCAACTTATGTAGTGTACCAGCCACATCACCACCATCATCAAGGGTTATGTCTGGTTCAGAGGATATAGCGAAGCCTATTGCGTTGTAATACTCCCTATTATTCATACCCTTCCAAGCATATACATGAATACCCTCCTCCACTAAGGCTGCTGCAACATCGTCTTGAGTGGAGAGTGGGTTACTTGGGGCTAAGTAAACTTCAGCCCCACCTGCTGCTAGGGTTTTAACCAGGACTGCGGTTTCCTTAGTGACGTGGAGGCTTGCAGCTATCCTAATACCCTTAAGTGGCTTCTCTCTAATGAATCTCTCCCTAATAGCCATTAGCACTGGCATGTGTGATTCAGCCCACTCAATCTGTAGCTTCCCCTTAGCCGCCAATGACTTATCCTTAACCTTGGACTCAACCATTGTTGAACCTAGGTTTAAACATTTAAAAGCGTTTAACCTGTATCCCACATGTGTTAAGTTGTGTTTAAGTTAATGAAGAGTACATTGCTTGAATCCATTACTCATGCTTAACACTGCAGGATTTAACAATGTTAGTTAAGTAATCGCCACTAAAGCGTTCACCAGTGTTGATGGGTATTACTGATGCTGCGCAGGATTGTCTTATCAATGATTCACCAATGGTTACCTGCCTACCCATTAGCCTACTCAACTCCTCCTCAATCATAGGCTTCCATAGATCCCTATTAGCCATATATGTTCCACCCATTAATGCTATGGGTAGGTTAAGGGCGCCAAGCCTCTTAATCACTGTTGTTAATGCTAAGGCAACTTCCTCAGTCTCCCTCCTAAGTATTGATAAAGCCTCCCTATCACCCTCCCTAGCCGCATCAAAGACACTTTTAGCAAAGGAGGCAATTGCACCCTTAACATCCTTAGCTGAGTAAACCTTAGCAATCAATTCCTCAATTGATGAGACTGAGTATTGGTTTAAGGCATACTTAACTAGTATCGTCTCCCCAATTCTACCGTCGTATGACCTCACCACTGTTGATAGTCCTAAGGCCCCAATGTGGTATGCCCCACCCTCATCATCTATTAAATGCCCCCAACCACCAACCCTAGCTCTCCTACCGGCGTATTTACCGTAAAAGTTGCTACCAGTACCCAATATGCCTATCACCCCATCACCGGTTAAGAAGGCTGAGGCGTGGGCTGCCTCAATATCCTCAGTAATGTATATTCTAGCATCCTTAACGTAATCACCCAGTTCACTCATTAAGCAGTTCCTTATTTCGCTATCCCAAGCACCACCAAGGTAACCGGCCATGGATAGGCTTAAGACAGCGACCTCAACGTTATCATTAATTTTACGTAATGCGTTAACCACGCTTGCTGAAATGTTGCTGCAGACTTCATTAATTGGTAATGCCGCTGGGTTTGATGGCCCAGCTTGCCCAAGGGCCAATAATACTCCATCATAGGATAATACCGCGGCCTCTGTTTTAGTCGCACCCCCATCAATTCCTAACACTACCTTAACCACTTGTTGTGGGCTTAGTGGGAATATTTAAGCCTCATTGCCTTCACTCCACGAGGGGTTCCTTCATTATTAACGCAGCCTCATCAGCGTTAACCTCAATATTAATACCTAAGGGCACTGGGTACGTGTTTAAGCCCTGTTGATCCCCACCATGGCAGCATGGGTAATTCATGAAGGAGGGGGCCTTAGGGTTATAGGTCTTGGTAGCCTCTGTAATAGACTCAACAACACTTCCCCCAACCTGCCATTCCCTTAGTTCAGGTATTTCACCGTAGGCAATAGCATTAACACCCCCTAGAATCCCCATTAAGCCCAGTGCCGTTAAGTATTCGTCAAGCCTATGTATCTGCAGGGCTATCTCCTCAATGAAGAGTACCTTACCCTCAGGGTTAATTCTGAAACCTGGTACTGATTGAGGAAGAAGGAACTTCAGTAAATTACCACCAATCATTACACCGCTTGCCTTACCTGGCGTTATTATTCTTGGAAATGGCCCATCTTGAAGCGGCTTAAGCTCAATCACCTCACCCTTAAGTATACTTAAAGCCGCATCCACATCCCTCTTGAACCTACTTAAACCATGCTCACTGGATGTTACATTAAGGTCAAGCATTGGGGCCTGTAGCGATGGGACTCCTGCCTTAGCATACACTGCAGTCTGCAGGGCTGTTATATCACTGAAACCCACTATAACCTTGGGGTGTTCCTTAATTACTTCGTAATCAAGGAACCTAATAACCCTAAAGGCCCCGCTCATGCCTCTTAAACACCATACTGCATCCACATCATCCCTAGTGAAGGCGTTCATAATGTCCCTAGCCCTAACCTCATCTGGTGCTGAGTGGAAGCCCTTGTTTAAGGCGAACTTAACTGTATCCCCAAGAACCACTCTAAAGCCTCTCTTCCTAAGGTAATCAATACTGGTGTTGAGTCCTGAACCACTCCCTGGGTAACCTGGGGGTGCTGATGGGGCTATGAGCATTATTGTTGACCCCTCCCTTAACCTACGTGGTTTAACCGAGTACCTCACTTCTCATTAATAGGTGTGCTTATTTTTAAAGAATTCAACACGATGTTGTTAACTTAGAAGCATTTAAAAATGAGTTAAGTGAAGCTGATGACGTGGTTTTGATTGATAGGTATGGTAGGCCATTGTTGAAGCTTAG from the Caldivirga maquilingensis IC-167 genome contains:
- a CDS encoding dipeptidase is translated as MRIADLHEDISWGTSQYFNDTINGPAQSSIAQLAKFDQALVFAAIYPHVRTWNEDADKIKALYGRATNPTHFSLDLILDHLKFYYYLERRGLVKIIRDADDELSSVNFIISLEGTDALRDVYDLYILKNLGVRVIQLTWNYDTKFAASCNSRKDYGLTGEGEELVKLANDLGMLIDLAHASKQTVLDTASVSRKPIIVSHANVRKLKDSRRNLDDEMIEAVVKTGGVIGVTAIPSLLPKPSIEGVVDNIKYIGENYGWEHVAIGTDFLGMYPDEVISGLESIEKLSVLNSILGDEAEKVLWSNAYRMLKYIG
- a CDS encoding S66 peptidase family protein, with protein sequence MRYSVKPRRLREGSTIMLIAPSAPPGYPGSGSGLNTSIDYLRKRGFRVVLGDTVKFALNKGFHSAPDEVRARDIMNAFTRDDVDAVWCLRGMSGAFRVIRFLDYEVIKEHPKVIVGFSDITALQTAVYAKAGVPSLQAPMLDLNVTSSEHGLSRFKRDVDAALSILKGEVIELKPLQDGPFPRIITPGKASGVMIGGNLLKFLLPQSVPGFRINPEGKVLFIEEIALQIHRLDEYLTALGLMGILGGVNAIAYGEIPELREWQVGGSVVESITEATKTYNPKAPSFMNYPCCHGGDQQGLNTYPVPLGINIEVNADEAALIMKEPLVE
- the ahcY gene encoding adenosylhomocysteinase, with amino-acid sequence MVESKVKDKSLAAKGKLQIEWAESHMPVLMAIRERFIREKPLKGIRIAASLHVTKETAVLVKTLAAGGAEVYLAPSNPLSTQDDVAAALVEEGIHVYAWKGMNNREYYNAIGFAISSEPDITLDDGGDVAGTLHKLALGITDESVKYALEVAGNRDYVGLTRKILGGTEETTTGVIRFRAMEKDGKLMYPIIAVNDSYTKYLFDNRYGTGQSTWDGIIRATNLLIAGKVIVVAGYGWVGRGVAMRAKGLGARRVIVTEVNPIRALEAVFEGFEVMPMSEAAEVGDIFITATGDIRVITLNHMLKMKDGAVLANTGHFNVEIDVEALEKNAKSKREIRPYVVEYLLPNGRKIYLIAEGRLVNLSAAEGHPSEVMDMSFSNQALAAEYILRNKGKLTPRVYRLPQEIDEEIARLKLTAMGVRFDSLTEEQAKYISSWETGT
- a CDS encoding sugar phosphate isomerase/epimerase family protein, producing MNLGVSTYSFWHFEGEKMPINHYLERAAKHGFSGVEILEDHLRGLNEGDLREVKRTAFTLGLSIYAVSIHNDFVNPLTGSRDKEIELVKKWLNTAYILGASIIRINSGRWRTIKSFDELMRNKGKEPPLPGYSEEDALRWVEDSIRSLLPTAEDLGIILGLENHWGISGKASNMVKMFNDIQSRYFRAVMDIGNFIEDTYEQLEMIAPYTAMVHAKTYFGGGVWYTLDIDYDRVFNMLRNHGFNGWVSLEYEGREDYDTGVAKSRELLLRYVKS
- a CDS encoding MFS transporter encodes the protein MQFKLNASIELVLLIAYALMWSVVPLYALFSVYILYASGLTLIEIGLFSTLYNIASMMGQYSLGYLSDIVKSRRRVIIIDLLTVSLITLLLMLNPRVNYYMVASVLMGFLAGGFSTLMLASSSEISVIRLGRNISVVRIGGAIGWIGGSLIIPLIIVKSSLRYALVFALIETLIAFTIVALMLKETYSTRFTARLTLSTWTALSLYSLIAGLTISSASWFLPVYVFTQRGSILYLGEVIAAGAAAEVPVMIITGKLFDSSLMFRRYLFIINGAVLSLAFTLYSLVPLNTLYLAQVIRGIGYALFIISTPALLMSLGVERGKGSAVFFTMFSMGSILGGLIGGAVSTVIGVRNLFILLSVFFLVVSLIMNMALRSRVNELQQSLKD
- a CDS encoding beta-N-acetylhexosaminidase, with protein sequence MGADEEILIVPQPKQLQFNGEWFRFDGFSNLPDNIASDFNIPKGSWVIKLSEEEGDHCSINVNDGLIDARGNRYICYATIIQLTMQRRGFIPSVEVYEEFSFKIRGFHLDIARGGVPNVETFKSIIRWLFLLKYNYFFIYLEDLYPWRSYPDIGTLRGRLSEEEWSTIVNYGESYGIEVVPSLELLGHMENILSLPKYSRFKELWWVPRDGTLDASSEDARAFALRLLQDVLETSKSRLIHVGGDETWSLGRGRSLDKVGFVFKGPELYLMHYRAILNMVKKYGKVPVVWGDMLTGIYLPSEERSIWESVINDKLWDEVIIANWNYEPLSVEDFRNMIDKVGHYSNQLACPGLSNWNRFYPDFERALTNVKNFLTAAKERGLSGFLITAWGDDGEECLFTYLTPLILASMEIAEGMGDWEAKWIRLSGEDEGVLKARKLFGKGIVSYNIKNVIYLDRLSTMSNEAKEMIKDEWSKILDEISDVKLPESLELIRSMMELGLRVIKGEAKADDYWSIIDAYAKLWLSERKPEGLSNVLSRFGKSMLILKYNLRG
- a CDS encoding BadF/BadG/BcrA/BcrD ATPase family protein, translated to MVKVVLGIDGGATKTEAAVLSYDGVLLALGQAGPSNPAALPINEVCSNISASVVNALRKINDNVEVAVLSLSMAGYLGGAWDSEIRNCLMSELGDYVKDARIYITEDIEAAHASAFLTGDGVIGILGTGSNFYGKYAGRRARVGGWGHLIDDEGGAYHIGALGLSTVVRSYDGRIGETILVKYALNQYSVSSIEELIAKVYSAKDVKGAIASFAKSVFDAAREGDREALSILRRETEEVALALTTVIKRLGALNLPIALMGGTYMANRDLWKPMIEEELSRLMGRQVTIGESLIRQSCAASVIPINTGERFSGDYLTNIVKSCSVKHE